In a genomic window of Phragmites australis chromosome 14, lpPhrAust1.1, whole genome shotgun sequence:
- the LOC133891015 gene encoding large ribosomal subunit protein uL4z-like translates to MVAFSRPLVSVKALEGDMATDSAGLQYPAVLNAPIRPDWVRIVHRLLSCNKRQPYAVSRRAGHQTSAESWGTGRAVSRIPRVPGGGTHRAGQGAFGNMCRGGRMFAPTKIWRKWHRRVNVHLRRVAVASALAATAVPALVQARGHRIEAVPELPLVISDSAESIEKTSQALKILKQVGAYADAEKAKDSVGIRPGKGKMRNRRYINRKGPLIVYGTEGSKIVKAFRNLPGVDVANVERLNLLDLAPGGHLGRFVIWTESAFKKLEEVYGTFDAPSQKKKGFVLPRPKMANADLGRIINSDEVQSVVKPLNKEVKRREKRKNPLKNVAAVLKLNPYLGTARKMATLAEASRVKARKEKLDSKRTKLSPEEAAKVKAAGKAWYKTMISDSDYTEFENFSKWLGVTQ, encoded by the exons aTGGTCGCCTTCAGCCGCCCCCTCGTCTCCGTCAAGGCTCTGGAGGGCGACATGGCCACCGACTCCGCCGGCCTGCAATACCCCGCCGTCCTCAACGCGCCGATCCGCCCCGACTGGGTCCGCATCGTACACAGGCTGCTGTCCTGCAACAAGCGCCAGCCCTACGCCGTTTCTCGCCGGGCTGGCCACCAGACGTCGGCGGAGTCCTGGGGCACCGGGCGCGCGGTGTCCCGTATCCCTCGTGTCCCCGGAGGCGGCACCCACCGCGCCGGCCAGGGAGCCTTCGGCAACATGTGCCGCGGAGGACGCATGTTCGCGCCCACCAAGATCTGGCGCAAGTGGCACCGCCGCGTCAATGTCCACCTCCGccgcgtcgccgtcgcctcgGCCCTCGCCGCAACCGCCGTACCGGCCCTCGTCCAGGCGCGCGGGCACCGCATCGAGGCCGTCCCCGAGCTCCCCCTTGTCATCTCCGACTCGGCCGAGTCCATCGAGAAGACCTCCCAGGCGCTCAAGATCCTCAAGCAGGTCGGCGCCTACGCCGACGCAGAGAAGGCCAAGGACTCCGTGGGAATCCGCCCCGGCAAGGGTAAGATGCGCAACCGCCGCTACATCAACCGCAAGGGTCCGCTCATCGTCTACGGCACCGAGGGATCCAAGATCGTCAAGGCCTTCCGCAACCTCCCCGGTGTGGATGTCGCCAACGTCGAGCGCCTCAACCTGCTCGACCTCGCCCCCGGTGGCCACCTCGGGCGCTTTGTGATCTGGACCGAGAGCGCGTTCAAGAAGCTTGAGGAGGTGTATGGAACCTTTGATGCGCCTTCGCAGAAGAAGAAGGGCTTCGTGCTGCCGAGGCCCAAGATGGCCAACGCTGACCTTGGCAGGATCATTAACTCTGACGAGGTGCAGTCTGTGGTGAAGCCACTCAACAAGGAGGTGAAGCGCAGGGAAAAGAGGAAGAACCCGCTCAAGAACGTGGCTGCCGTGCTCAAACTCAACCCTTACTTGGGCACTGCCCGCAAGATGGCCACCCTTGCTGAAGCATCCCGCGTCAAGGCCAGGAAGGAAAAGCTTGACTCCAAGAGGACCAAGCTTAGCCCG GAGGAAGCTGCCAAGGTTAAGGCTGCTGGAAAGGCATGGTACAAGACCATGATCTCAGACAGCGACTACACAGAGTTTGAGAACTTCTCAAAGTGGCTTGGCGTGACACAGTAA